A single region of the Stutzerimonas stutzeri genome encodes:
- a CDS encoding LytR/AlgR family response regulator transcription factor, with the protein MNVLIVDDEPLARERLSRLVGDLDGYRVLEPSASNGEEALSLIEEQRPDIVLLDIRMPGLDGLQVAAKLCERDAPPAVIFCTAHDEFALDAFQVSAVGYLVKPVRPEHLAEALKKAERPNRVQLAALTRPAAVSGTGPRSHISARTRKGIELIPLPQVIYFIADHKYVTLRHEGGEVLLDEPLKALEDEFGDRFVRIHRNALVYRDRIERLQRTPLGHFQLFLKGLEGEPLTVSRRHVAGVRKLMQSL; encoded by the coding sequence ATGAATGTGCTGATTGTCGATGACGAACCTCTAGCCCGCGAGCGCCTCAGCCGACTGGTAGGTGATCTTGACGGCTATCGTGTCCTGGAACCTTCCGCCTCCAACGGTGAGGAGGCGTTGTCCCTGATCGAGGAACAGCGTCCCGATATCGTGTTGCTGGATATCCGTATGCCAGGTCTCGATGGTCTCCAGGTCGCCGCCAAGCTGTGCGAACGCGATGCCCCGCCGGCTGTGATCTTCTGCACGGCGCACGATGAATTCGCCCTGGATGCCTTCCAGGTCAGTGCGGTGGGCTACCTGGTCAAGCCAGTGCGTCCCGAGCATCTGGCCGAGGCGTTGAAGAAGGCCGAGCGGCCCAACCGCGTCCAGCTTGCGGCGCTGACCCGGCCGGCCGCGGTGTCAGGGACCGGGCCGCGCAGCCATATCAGCGCCCGGACTCGCAAGGGCATCGAGCTGATTCCACTGCCCCAGGTGATCTATTTCATCGCCGACCACAAGTACGTCACCCTGCGTCACGAGGGCGGCGAAGTGCTGCTGGACGAGCCGCTCAAGGCACTGGAAGACGAATTCGGCGACCGTTTCGTGCGTATTCATCGCAACGCACTGGTGTATCGCGACCGCATCGAGCGGTTGCAGCGCACGCCGCTGGGGCATTTCCAGCTGTTCCTCAAGGGACTTGAAGGCGAACCGCTGACCGTGAGCCGGCGGCATGTCGCCGGGGTGCGCAAGTTGATGCAGAGCCTGTAA
- a CDS encoding sensor histidine kinase, protein MPRETLNRTSPVAPADDFFVPELCQPEALLGLVLLAELLVLVLVLAEPMQPGFNWMRLALTSLFVQWVMLLSAGLTCQLRPLLARLRPWLAGLVCCAMVVGLTLACTAVADIYQLGGPLTRVGEVNLYLRHALISLIMSGLLLRYFYLQSQWRRQEQAELKARIESLQARIRPHFLFNSLNSIASLVVTDPVKAEQAVLDLSDLFRASLARPGSLVPWRDELDLSRRYLSIEQYRLGERLRVEWQVEDVPDDLPIPQLTLQPLLENALIHGIQPRIDGGVISVAAHYADGVFHLEVSNPFDENAQTLSPRGTQQALHNIDARLTALFGPAASLSVKRHNARYYTCLRYPCATQKQEARTI, encoded by the coding sequence ATGCCAAGAGAAACGCTCAACCGCACATCACCCGTGGCGCCCGCCGACGACTTCTTCGTGCCGGAGTTGTGCCAGCCGGAGGCGCTGCTGGGTCTGGTGCTGCTTGCCGAGTTGCTGGTGCTGGTACTGGTCTTGGCCGAGCCGATGCAGCCCGGGTTCAACTGGATGCGTCTGGCGCTGACGTCCTTGTTCGTCCAGTGGGTGATGCTGCTCTCGGCCGGGCTGACGTGCCAGTTGCGTCCGCTGCTGGCACGGCTGCGGCCATGGCTGGCCGGCTTGGTGTGTTGCGCGATGGTGGTCGGACTGACGCTGGCCTGCACCGCGGTGGCCGATATCTACCAGCTGGGCGGGCCCCTGACGCGGGTCGGCGAGGTCAATCTGTATCTGCGACATGCGCTGATCAGCCTGATCATGTCCGGACTGCTGCTGCGCTATTTCTATCTGCAGAGCCAGTGGCGCCGCCAGGAGCAGGCGGAGTTGAAGGCCCGCATCGAGTCGCTGCAGGCACGGATTCGCCCGCATTTTCTGTTCAACAGCCTGAACAGCATCGCCAGTCTGGTGGTGACCGACCCGGTCAAGGCCGAGCAAGCGGTACTGGACCTGTCCGATCTGTTTCGCGCCAGCCTGGCGCGGCCCGGTAGCCTGGTGCCCTGGCGTGATGAACTGGACCTGTCGCGTCGCTACTTGTCGATCGAGCAGTACCGGCTAGGCGAGCGGCTACGGGTCGAGTGGCAGGTCGAAGATGTCCCGGATGATCTGCCGATTCCTCAGCTGACCTTGCAGCCCTTGCTGGAAAATGCGCTTATTCACGGAATCCAGCCGCGAATCGATGGCGGGGTGATCAGCGTGGCGGCGCATTATGCCGATGGCGTGTTTCATCTGGAGGTCAGCAACCCTTTCGATGAAAACGCTCAAACCCTTTCACCACGGGGCACCCAGCAGGCTCTGCACAATATAGACGCACGATTAACGGCACTTTTCGGTCCCGCAGCGAGTCTCAGCGTGAAGCGGCATAACGCCCGTTACTACACCTGTCTACGCTATCCGTGTGCGACACAAAAGCAGGAAGCCAGAACCATATGA